The Carassius auratus strain Wakin chromosome 7, ASM336829v1, whole genome shotgun sequence genome contains the following window.
tgtagttgtttttttttttttttttttacttttttttttttatcaatgtttggaaacagttgtgctgcttaatatttttcggaacctgtaatacttttttttcaggattatttgatgaaaaaaagtgaaaaagaagaatattattcaaaaaatactgtaaatattttctaacaatattacaagtcacttttattatcaatttaacacatcctggcTAAATAGAAGTATCGtttctttatatttaaataattttgtgcaCATCTCCTTCTCTATTATTAGATTAGTTTATTagggtaattattattaaataagattGTTTATTagggtaattattattaaataagattGCCTTATATAAGATATCAGTCTTATAAACCCATATTGATCGACCACTGGATTTTGTACTTATTTCTATACAAAGCTTAGAGTGTAACTGCAGGAGTTTAGCGAGTCTCTTTACCAGACGGTTCCCGCCTCCAGCGCCGCAGACACACTCATGGCTCGATTGATGTCTCGTGTGAAGACGGCTGCTGTCAGGCCGTACTGTGAGCTGTTGGCTCTGTCGATCACCTCCTCCTGTGTCTTAAACTTCATGATGCACTGAACTGGCCCGAAGATCTGCAAAACACAGATGTACAGGTGCTGACAGCAATAGTGCATAAGAAAGGAGCATAACACCATGATCcattcactctcatgtcattccaaacctggatGCTGTTATGTGACTGAAAACTAAAGGAGCTTGTTTCCATTCAACAGCAGTTCACAGTGATCACTGCTTTCAAGCTCCATAAAAGACATAAATGCACCTGGTTACTGTACCGACTTCAGAGGTCATATACATTTATTAGATTTTCTGGTGTTTTTTGTCCTATTTTGGAGCTGGTCAGACGTGgtcatatgaattctttgttttcttttgttttatttgtatatatagattacttgggttgttactGACACCTGGTGAACATTTCAAGTCAACAGCACcttcagaaatatatttactgagaaaaatagTGAGGTGTTCAATACTTGTTTTACCTGCTGTATACTGTATGATTAGAAaattgaaaattataaatgtaatatttttatttgtatatttaaatacaaaaaatttaaggaatgtataaaaattaaaatatattaaaataagtataatatggaatcatgttgttgttgttattattgctgCAACTGTGTATACATACTGtatgattataaatatatatttaaatatcttaaaaaaaagaattatcatCCAGCAGGTGGCACTACAGGACTCCAATTCAGATTCCTGTCACCTGAAGAACTCTGTGTAGCCCAAAGTTAAGGTTatgtgaaagaataaaaaaaaatagacctcccattaattgaaaaaatatggTTCACTGGATGAGCCCTGGGGGTGGGGGTTTATAAATAagggaaaatattttttattttaaggaagataaaaaatgaaatgtaaacttttaatTCACAATTGTATTACACTTGCCCTACATGTAGCTGTTTTTCCATTTGTTTAACTATTGAATGTGCACATGCTCCAGCACACAGGAGGGTCGTACCTCTTCTTTGGCGATACGCATGTGGTCTTTGACATCAGAGAAGATGGTGGGATGGATGAACAGACCTCTGTCCTCCAGCGCACAGCCTCCACACTCCAGCACCGCCCCCTCCTTCTTCCCACTCTCCACCAGCTCCAGGATCTTATCAAACTGATGCCTGTCGATCTGACCCAATGGCACAAACATATAAACAATCTGCACACAAGAAGAGAGAGCACTCAAAAGTTCAAACGAGGAACTAACTCACCTGCGGCCCGTGTGAGGTTCGTGGCTCCAGAGGGTCTCCGATCACTATATTCTTGGCTCTCTCCACACTGAGATGCACAAACTCATCATAAACCGGCTCTTCCACGTAGACGCGTGACGCAGCGGTGCACGCCTGACCCTGGTTAAAGAACGCGCCCTTCTGTGTCTCCTCCACCGCCAactgcactgcacacacacacacacacacacacacacacacacacacacacacacacacacacacacacacacacacttactcttcTCCCATGCCCTTATGCTTTGCTTGTTTCTGCAAAACTGCAGTGCATTACCAAGCGGTGCCAATGTTCATTCTTAGATTCATTTGTAAACTTGATAACATCTTGCATTCTATCATTACACCCTTTCTAAAGTTTAATGAGCTGTGCATTGGCGTAAATCTGGGTTTGTGTGCAGATGTGAACATGCATAATAATAGACGCATGTGAAGCAGCGAGTTCACAGCTGCAAGGGTGGTCTGGAGTATTGCAACATCACTGGGGCTGAATAAACTCCAGCCAAAAAAACACGACCCACACCAGCACCACAATCAAATGCACTTGAATGAACTTTAATCAGACAGTGCTTTCTACATGTACTGTATCCGGCcacttaaccctgtaaagcctacTGTGTcatatctgatatatatatatatatatatatatatatatatatatatatatatattgcagttcTGTGCAAAAGTCtattaggatttaaaaaaataaataaagaaatcttCATCTGCTGCATAGCTGCATTTTTCCAGTTGCCAAATATGTTAATGTAGTAATTAACTTCAATTTCTGCCGCTATGGCATTTCTGCACAGTGCTGGAGATGTTAAGATCACTCACAAACTTGATCCCTGCACGATTTGATGTGTAGCATCTTATTAACTCATGCATGgtgtgcaacacatttcttctcccTCTTCAGGTTTAATCCAGAAACTCTTAAACCTCTTAAAAGTCCTTGTCCGTTCTCCTAACCTTTTTTTACCCTAAGAGCTCTTTTAAGATGCTTtctaaattacttttttctttactaggatgttttctttcattttaagatgAAACAtgcacatttctaagaatttttttataatttagttacTAGAGGCAACTCTTAGCACTAAGGTTTTTCATGAATACGGCCCCAGAgctcatcatcatccagtctgtctgggattacataaagaaacagaacaaactaaatccagaagaactgtgccaATGACTCCAAGGCACCTATAAAACCTTCATGATAATAATACTTAAGTCCTAATActttatgtataaatacacaaacaggcTTGTCAgggtaattaaataatttacatgtatGAATTTGTCAgaatgctttcatccaaagcaacttgcattgcattcaaagcATGCATTTGACCAGTTCCTGCATTTCCTGGGAATCAGATCTAGGAGATTGGCATTGCTGTACCACGCTTTACTGTTTGAGCTGTCAAAAATGTCTcgatgtcattgcattagatgaaaaatgaaaaaaaacaaaaaacatgcactTAGATGCTGCAGAAGCTTCACAACACTTAAAAGtcctaaatcaagatacatttacttgagaagcataATGATATATGATATCAGGATTTGTTTGCTgatatttagatttaaatgtattaatctaGCAAATATACTAGCGTGTATATTGGTTATTGTGTTCgtctttatttaaatatggaaaaaaaatccaaaagagaaaaacaagtcatttcaatccattcaatttaaaaactcttttttttattctagatatttatatatgtatttacctgtgtatttttttaatctattgtattaatttcataaaaagtaacaaattataaaaataaaaaaaacggaaCGGAAATCATTTATTCTAGAGAACCatgcattatttttatacatGTAATAAACCTTCATATGTTTgattaaagtgttttgttttccttgaaAATGTATGCACTTGGGTTTTGTTTtccaatgcaatgacattcagacattttcaaGTGTCTCTTAAGTGTCTAAATACTCTCCCCTCTTCTGAACTCTTCATTCGGGAGGATGATGCACATATCGTTCCCATTCCCTGGTTTTCCCAGCACGGTCATTATTGTTTGAGCGGTGGGATCTGGAAAACCACATCACTCACGGTCTGAGTCAGCAAACACAATGCAGGGGTTCTTCCCTCCCAGCTCCAGAGTCACTCTCTTCAGGTTGCTCTTGGCCGCCGCTGCTTTGATCAGCTGGCCcacctgaacacaaacacaataaCAGAGCGCTCACTAATGATGCCTCCACAAGCTGCTCTTATGAATATCAGCTGGTGTATTATAGATAATGACAGGAAACATGCTTAAAACACAAAAAGATTCAGCACACATGAAAAATGCAGAACTGATATCTGAACAAAATGGTTTAACAGTATTTGAGGTGTGACACAAATTTCCAGGGCAATTAAATCTCAACGTAACATCTCAAATGTATCTGTTAATATAAACAGATATAAACTATATAAGATATAAACTagaaatataaagatataaaaaaaaagatttatacacaatatttatacactgaattaaacatcaaattcatatgtgtattttttttatgtacatttacatgttttcaataaatctgaattaaacGTATAgatacaaaaaacatttaaggAAAAAAGTTtatgatatacacacacacacacacacacatatatatatatatttgcatcacattttaataaatcacttttatattttgaatctaaatatacttatattatacagaatatattttaaaaaatacgtTGGCAGGCCGTAGATGTATTTTAATTCCATTCAAACTACATTTTGGCATGTCAAAAAGAtaataaacaaatacagtatGTCAACAATTGCATCTGTGTCATTCACACTCATCTGTGTGTCTTTATCTTTGTATTTCTCTCAAGGCTTTGAGCAACATGATTGTGCTGAGCTTCTTCCCATAATTTCCTCACCTCTGTGGAGCCTGTAAACGCCACTTTGTCGATGTTCATATGACTGGCGATTGCCGCTCCAGCTGTCGGTCCAAACCCAGGAACGATATTCAGGACTCCAGGTGGAAAACCGGCCTGTGTGACATGATGGAAAGAACTGGCTTtatttgtattacttatcaaATCAAACTAGCCTGATACTGTTTGATAAAGCTTAATTCTTTCATCCAAAGGAAGAGGATAAAATGGGAAATGAATAGGTCAAAACAATTGCCCATGGGGACAGAGACAGCAAGACTGCTGATGTACACAAAGAGACGCTTTTCTTTTGAGGATTTAAACCACACTGATCTCATTCATAATGATGAAGCCATCTCTTTTTTAGATACAGACGGCTTGAATAGAAAGCAAGAGGCGGTTGACTGAAGGCTTGCAGCTGCAGTTTAGTCCATGTCATTACAGCAATTCACGTGTCCTGCTCTCTTTGAAGAATTAAACATGATAATCTGAGTGCTTTGTATAAACAGAGACAGAGCAACAACTCATTACCCACAATGCAGCTGAGTTATTCAATACAGCTAGGTTCCCGACCGAGGTTTATACCACTCTAAGACTGCAATCAAGGTTTAattgtagtgctgtcaaatgattaatagcagtaaatcacatccaaaataaaagtttttgtttatataatatatgtgtgtgtactgtgtgtatttataatgcttatatatatatatatatatatatatatatatatatatatatatatatatatatatatatatatatatatatatatatatatatatatatatatatatatatacactgtatgtgtgtatataatttatatttttatgattaaaaaatataaacataatttttcttaaatatatacatgcatgtgtgtgtatttatatatacaatagataaacatagtacacacacatattttgtgtaaacaaaaactcaaattaaaatcaattcaaattaaaattaatcgtttgacagcactaatttgaataaatatacttttttttattattcatttttgcaTAAAAGATCAGGTATCGTAATGgtgtattttgtaatattttgagtagttttttatgttaatgtttttgatttatttattctaatataattattataagggcattttaaagtttttttttacactgtaagctcaattaaaaaaaaacaaaaacacttaagactggttttgtggtccagggtcacatatcataaaaaatatcaaattatacaAAATGATTTGCTTAGTGTTACAATGGAgatcatccaatcagaatcaagtattccagagaccAATGTAATACTTTATGATATACACTGGGGCTTAAAAAGCCTCTGCCAAACTTTGATTTGGCATCATAATCTCATGATCCCCATGCAGATCAATCATGATGGAAAACCCTGGCTTACAAAGTTTGTACAATGCGCACAATCTAACCACAAAATCTGGGAGCGAGAAAAGGAGCACTGATGCAATCAATTATCAATGTCCATATTAATAAAATCAACTTGATGAACGAAAACCCCAAACCAAAGCAATGAGCCCCGCTGTCCCCTCACCTCTTTTATGAGCGATCCGATATGAAGAGCCGTCAGCGGGGTCTGCTCAGCCGGTTTAATGACCACCGTGTTCCCGCAGGCCAAAGCCGGAGCGATCTTCCACATAAACATCAGCAGAGGGAAGTTCCACTACAAACACAGAAGACAATTAAAC
Protein-coding sequences here:
- the aldh1a3 gene encoding retinaldehyde dehydrogenase 3; this encodes MAQNGTIENGLARNECPPPLPQPVKIPEIKHTKIFINNEWHTSIKGKKFPTINPATGVKICDIEEADKADVDEAVRAARAAGQRGSEWRRMDASSRGRLLHKLADLLERERAVLATLESMDTGKPFLHAFFVDLDGSIKTLRYYAGWTDKIHGKTMPVDENFLCFTKHEPVGVCGAIIPWNFPLLMFMWKIAPALACGNTVVIKPAEQTPLTALHIGSLIKEAGFPPGVLNIVPGFGPTAGAAIASHMNIDKVAFTGSTEVGQLIKAAAAKSNLKRVTLELGGKNPCIVFADSDLQLAVEETQKGAFFNQGQACTAASRVYVEEPVYDEFVHLSVERAKNIVIGDPLEPRTSHGPQIDRHQFDKILELVESGKKEGAVLECGGCALEDRGLFIHPTIFSDVKDHMRIAKEEIFGPVQCIMKFKTQEEVIDRANSSQYGLTAAVFTRDINRAMSVSAALEAGTVWVNCYNALHAQAPFGGYKMSGNGRELGEYALAEYTEVKAITMKLSEQLTL